Below is a genomic region from Campylobacter showae CSUNSWCD.
AAAGAAAACAACAAGCCACAACGGGCAATAAAACTTTACAAGCAGGCATGCGACAAAGGCTCGGCACGCTGTTGCGAACTCTTGGGCGATTACTACGAAACACGATCGGAACAGGCGTATTTTTATGCGAACAAAGCCTGCAAAATAGACAAACAAAGGTGTCTTTTGTTAGGAGGTATCTTATGCTTTGAAGACAAATTCGTACAATCGTTTAAAGCTGCAGAAAAATCCTGCTATAGCCAAAAATACTACATTTCTTCTTGCCTT
It encodes:
- a CDS encoding sel1 repeat family protein; protein product: MIQGRIHTKSKDYKKAAEILSTMREDGNQDACALYGKVLKENNKPQRAIKLYKQACDKGSARCCELLGDYYETRSEQAYFYANKACKIDKQRCLLLGGILCFEDKFVQSFKAAEKSCYSQKYYISSCLMAAMAYENKLKNFMKKPKKLYSTLCERAPHRKEDFCVEAR